A stretch of Synechococcus sp. MIT S9220 DNA encodes these proteins:
- the rfbB gene encoding dTDP-glucose 4,6-dehydratase, with protein sequence MSTSMPTAGDLLGRRKRILITGGAGFIGGAVVRRLLSESDATVFNLDKMGYASDLTSITRSLASLGAGAEQRHQLLTVNLSDAEAVRQAVRTSDPDMVMHLAAESHVDRSISGPGVFVESNVIGTFNLLQATREHYEKLDGHRKDDFRFHHISTDEVFGSLKAEGRFSETTPYDPRSPYSASKAASDHLVQAWHHTFNLPVILTNCSNNYGPWQFPEKLIPVVILKASSGEEIPLYGDGLNIRDWLFVEDHVDALLLAACQGVNGRSYCVGGHGEKTNRDIVETICQQLDQLQGVEHSHLELIKRVTDRPGHDHRYAIDPTRITTELGWRPRHKFIEGLATTIRWYLSNQDWCKTVLKKSGYDGERLGLA encoded by the coding sequence ATGTCTACCTCGATGCCCACCGCCGGCGATCTCCTGGGACGCCGCAAACGCATTCTCATAACGGGGGGAGCTGGTTTCATCGGCGGTGCGGTCGTTAGGCGACTCCTAAGCGAGAGCGATGCGACTGTGTTCAATCTCGACAAGATGGGATATGCGAGTGATCTCACGTCGATCACACGCAGCTTGGCGTCGCTAGGTGCAGGGGCAGAGCAGCGGCACCAACTCCTCACGGTAAACCTCTCAGATGCCGAAGCCGTCCGACAAGCCGTCCGCACATCAGATCCCGACATGGTCATGCACTTGGCTGCAGAAAGCCATGTGGATCGTTCCATTTCCGGGCCAGGGGTGTTTGTAGAGAGCAACGTGATCGGCACGTTCAACCTTCTGCAGGCCACCCGAGAGCACTACGAAAAGCTCGATGGTCATCGCAAGGATGACTTTCGATTTCACCACATCAGCACCGACGAAGTGTTCGGCTCCCTAAAAGCCGAAGGACGATTTTCTGAAACAACGCCCTACGACCCACGAAGTCCTTACTCCGCCAGCAAAGCAGCCAGTGATCATCTTGTTCAGGCATGGCATCACACCTTCAACTTGCCGGTCATTCTCACCAACTGCTCGAATAATTACGGGCCTTGGCAATTCCCTGAAAAACTCATCCCTGTTGTGATCCTCAAAGCCTCATCGGGAGAGGAGATACCGCTCTATGGCGATGGCTTAAATATCCGCGATTGGCTGTTCGTCGAAGATCATGTGGATGCACTCCTGCTGGCGGCATGCCAAGGAGTGAATGGGCGCAGCTACTGCGTGGGTGGCCATGGAGAAAAAACAAATCGCGACATTGTCGAAACGATTTGTCAACAGCTAGATCAACTTCAAGGAGTTGAACACTCCCACCTTGAACTGATCAAACGCGTCACTGATCGGCCAGGCCATGATCACCGGTACGCCATTGATCCAACCCGAATCACAACAGAACTGGGATGGAGGCCACGTCACAAATTCATAGAAGGACTAGCAACAACGATTCGCTGGTATCTCAGCAATCAGGATTGGTGCAAAACTGTTCTCAAAAAATCTGGTTACGATGGAGAAAGGCTAGGGTTAGCATAA
- the rfbD gene encoding dTDP-4-dehydrorhamnose reductase: MKVLLTGAAGQLGQALRASTPAEISLIATSRNGGDGRLALNLADADACHAVVQEHRPDWVLNAGAYTAVDKAETEPELANAVNAEAPAAFATALKEIGGSLLQISTDFVFNGAQGSPYQPGQTKTPLGVYGASKAAGEDAILRVFKDEARAFILRTSWVIGPVGNNFALKMLRLHRERETIGVVSDQLGCPSSTINLATACWQSIKLASQGNLPKVMHWSDAGAASWYDVSVAVGELGQELGLLDTAALVHPIQTSDYPTPAARPSYSLLDCSGTRKALQLNGEHWRHALKTVLGSTAQPAKATH, encoded by the coding sequence ATGAAGGTCTTGCTCACAGGTGCGGCCGGACAACTGGGCCAGGCCCTACGGGCGTCTACCCCAGCTGAGATCTCACTCATTGCCACGAGTCGAAACGGAGGGGATGGTCGACTCGCCCTCAATCTTGCCGATGCGGATGCCTGCCATGCCGTTGTGCAAGAACATCGTCCCGACTGGGTCCTCAATGCCGGTGCATACACCGCTGTGGACAAGGCAGAAACGGAACCAGAGCTCGCCAACGCCGTCAATGCTGAAGCACCGGCAGCCTTTGCAACAGCCCTTAAAGAAATTGGGGGGAGCCTTCTCCAAATCAGCACCGATTTTGTGTTTAACGGGGCACAAGGGTCGCCTTATCAGCCTGGTCAAACCAAAACTCCGCTCGGCGTCTACGGCGCATCCAAAGCAGCGGGTGAAGACGCAATCCTGCGCGTGTTCAAGGACGAGGCTCGCGCCTTCATCCTTCGCACCAGTTGGGTGATAGGCCCGGTTGGGAACAACTTTGCGCTCAAGATGCTGCGACTGCACCGTGAGCGCGAGACCATCGGGGTAGTAAGCGATCAACTTGGCTGCCCAAGCAGCACAATCAACCTGGCAACCGCCTGCTGGCAAAGCATCAAATTGGCCTCTCAAGGCAACCTGCCCAAGGTGATGCACTGGTCTGATGCAGGCGCCGCCAGCTGGTATGACGTTTCAGTGGCTGTAGGCGAACTGGGGCAAGAACTCGGCTTGCTCGACACTGCCGCGCTGGTGCATCCAATCCAGACCAGCGACTATCCAACACCGGCTGCACGGCCGAGCTACTCACTGCTGGATTGCAGCGGAACACGCAAAGCACTACAGCTCAACGGAGAGCACTGGCGACACGCCCTCAAAACCGTTTTGGGGTCGACCGCTCAACCAGCAAAAGCAACTCATTGA
- the rfbC gene encoding dTDP-4-dehydrorhamnose 3,5-epimerase, translating into MQVEQLRSQVGGTVEGPLLITPSVFGDSRGWFFESWNQRKFNDAIGESVVFSQDNHSRSIQGVLRGLHYQLAPEPQAKLVRASAGAIFDVAIDLRQSSSTFGRWVGAELNAENKAQLWVPEGFAHGFLTLSKTAEVQYKARGFWNKACERAILWNDSDLGIAWPLERLKGAGLSLSGKDADAPGFQAATTTGDVFS; encoded by the coding sequence ATGCAGGTTGAACAGCTGCGCAGCCAAGTGGGTGGAACGGTTGAAGGCCCATTACTGATCACACCTTCCGTCTTTGGCGATAGTCGCGGCTGGTTCTTTGAAAGCTGGAACCAGCGCAAATTCAACGACGCCATTGGCGAGAGCGTGGTCTTTTCCCAAGACAACCATTCGCGTTCGATCCAAGGCGTTCTGAGAGGGCTGCACTACCAGCTGGCACCAGAACCTCAGGCCAAACTCGTTCGCGCTAGCGCCGGTGCCATTTTCGATGTGGCCATTGACCTGCGTCAAAGCTCCTCCACCTTTGGTCGATGGGTGGGAGCCGAACTCAATGCAGAGAACAAGGCCCAACTTTGGGTCCCGGAAGGGTTCGCCCATGGCTTCCTCACCCTGAGCAAAACTGCAGAGGTGCAATACAAGGCTCGAGGCTTCTGGAACAAGGCCTGCGAACGGGCCATTCTGTGGAACGACTCCGATCTTGGGATTGCCTGGCCGTTGGAACGGCTCAAGGGTGCAGGCCTAAGTCTTTCCGGCAAAGACGCAGATGCCCCAGGTTTTCAAGCAGCAACGACGACAGGAGATGTCTTCTCATGA
- the rfbA gene encoding glucose-1-phosphate thymidylyltransferase RfbA has protein sequence MVSAENKRRGIVLAGGSGTRLHPITQAVSKQLLPVYDKPMIYYPLSTLMLAGIREVLIITTPHDQPAFERLLGDGSRWGMEIQYAVQLSPDGLAQAFLIGADFLNRSAAALVLGDNLFHGHDLVPQLVSSNQCGEGATVFAYPVSDPERYGVAEFDSDGRVLSLEEKPAKPKSRYAVTGLYFYDSSVVERAKRVKPSPRGELEITDLNQMYLKDGLLRVELMGRGMAWLDTGTCDSLNDAGSYIRTLEHRQGLKVGCPEEVAWRQGWISNSTLEALALPLKKSGYGTYLLKMLEESVSDHTVLQRSLKASHAG, from the coding sequence ATGGTTTCCGCAGAAAACAAAAGACGGGGGATCGTCTTGGCTGGAGGAAGCGGCACTCGCCTGCACCCGATCACCCAAGCCGTGAGCAAGCAGCTGCTGCCGGTCTACGACAAGCCGATGATCTATTACCCGCTCAGCACGCTGATGCTGGCGGGAATCCGTGAGGTGTTGATCATTACGACTCCCCACGATCAACCTGCCTTTGAGCGGCTGCTCGGCGATGGATCACGTTGGGGGATGGAGATTCAATATGCCGTTCAGCTCAGTCCAGATGGACTGGCCCAGGCCTTTCTGATCGGTGCTGACTTCCTCAACAGATCAGCTGCAGCACTCGTTCTGGGCGACAACCTGTTCCATGGTCATGACCTTGTCCCGCAACTGGTCAGCAGTAATCAATGCGGTGAAGGAGCCACGGTGTTCGCCTACCCGGTGAGCGATCCCGAACGCTATGGCGTCGCTGAGTTCGATTCGGATGGAAGGGTTCTCAGCCTGGAAGAAAAGCCCGCCAAGCCCAAAAGCCGATATGCCGTGACGGGTCTGTACTTCTACGACTCCAGCGTGGTGGAGCGCGCCAAAAGAGTGAAACCATCCCCCCGCGGAGAACTGGAAATCACCGATCTCAATCAGATGTATTTGAAAGACGGGTTACTGCGCGTAGAGCTCATGGGCCGTGGCATGGCCTGGCTTGATACAGGGACGTGCGACTCCCTGAATGACGCAGGGAGCTACATCCGCACCCTCGAGCACCGTCAAGGGCTCAAAGTCGGCTGTCCAGAGGAAGTGGCCTGGCGCCAGGGCTGGATTAGCAACAGCACCCTCGAAGCACTCGCCCTTCCGCTTAAAAAGAGTGGCTATGGAACGTATCTGCTGAAAATGCTGGAGGAAAGCGTCAGCGACCATACCGTTCTGCAAAGAAGCCTGAAAGCGAGTCATGCAGGTTGA
- a CDS encoding NAD(P)H dehydrogenase subunit NdhS, with amino-acid sequence MASAAPILPGATVTVVDQRSIYNGYTGFVQRISGDRAAVLFEGGNWDKLVTLRIKDLSAD; translated from the coding sequence ATGGCTTCCGCTGCTCCGATCCTGCCCGGTGCCACGGTCACGGTGGTGGATCAGCGCTCCATCTACAACGGCTACACCGGTTTCGTGCAGCGCATCAGTGGCGACAGGGCTGCCGTGTTGTTTGAAGGTGGCAACTGGGACAAGCTCGTCACGCTGCGCATCAAAGATCTCAGCGCTGACTGA
- a CDS encoding ion transporter, with protein MQVALRQRLRRVVLDSDTRPGRLYNLVIFGTILLSVAGLLVEPHPMRVAMPGEIPAWVDTLEHFCLLVFMADYLLHLWVSPKPLAYARSFYGLIDLSAVLFFFVPQIRSGLVLWVFKFARVLRVFKLLRFLDEAQMLGRALRASARRIGVFLFFVVMAQVVLGYLMVVIESGHPDTQFQTVGQGVYWAIVTMTTVGYGDFVPQTVLGRLLAAVVMLLGFGIIAIPTGIVTVESIQQARQDRRPCSRCGHRDHRREASHCDQCGAQLQGSAQMPVS; from the coding sequence ATGCAGGTCGCTCTACGCCAGCGACTCCGGCGAGTCGTTCTCGATTCCGATACCCGTCCAGGCAGGCTCTACAACCTGGTGATTTTCGGCACGATCCTTCTGAGCGTTGCAGGACTGCTGGTTGAACCGCACCCGATGCGCGTGGCAATGCCCGGGGAAATTCCAGCCTGGGTGGACACGCTTGAACATTTCTGCCTGCTGGTGTTCATGGCGGATTACCTGCTGCATCTGTGGGTTTCGCCGAAGCCATTGGCCTATGCGCGCAGCTTTTACGGGCTGATTGATCTTTCAGCGGTTCTGTTTTTTTTCGTGCCGCAGATCCGCAGCGGCCTGGTGCTGTGGGTCTTCAAGTTCGCCCGTGTGCTGCGCGTGTTCAAGCTGCTGCGCTTTCTGGATGAGGCGCAGATGCTGGGCCGTGCACTGCGCGCCAGTGCTCGCCGCATCGGCGTGTTTCTGTTTTTTGTGGTGATGGCGCAGGTGGTGCTGGGTTATCTGATGGTGGTGATCGAGAGCGGTCATCCCGACACCCAGTTCCAGACCGTTGGTCAGGGCGTGTACTGGGCCATCGTCACCATGACCACGGTGGGCTACGGCGATTTCGTGCCCCAGACCGTGCTTGGCCGCTTGCTGGCGGCGGTGGTGATGTTGCTGGGTTTCGGGATCATTGCCATCCCCACTGGCATCGTCACGGTGGAATCGATTCAGCAGGCCCGGCAAGACAGGCGCCCCTGCAGCCGCTGTGGTCATCGCGACCATCGCCGCGAGGCCAGCCATTGCGATCAGTGCGGTGCTCAACTGCAGGGCTCCGCTCAGATGCCAGTCAGCTGA
- the rnc gene encoding ribonuclease III has protein sequence MSPPPRPLDELWDVLNQPSKPLEQRDKALLQEALTHTSSGLNPHHEQLEFLGDAVLRLTASEFIASAYPQMPVGERSSLRAQLVSDRWLAELGSTIEIECWWQIGPKASGDATAAATIRAELSEALIGALYRINGLTAVQQWLTPHWQRSAEAVLSDPHRGNCKSALQEWSQGEGLGLPTYSSEEMSQRHGDPLRFRCRVTLPPQLKAEGWGRSRRDAEQQAARAALDQLTGI, from the coding sequence ATGAGCCCACCACCACGGCCACTGGATGAGCTCTGGGATGTGCTCAACCAGCCCTCCAAGCCACTCGAGCAAAGGGATAAGGCCCTATTACAGGAAGCACTCACCCACACGTCCAGCGGTCTGAACCCTCATCACGAGCAGCTGGAATTTCTCGGCGATGCGGTGTTGCGGCTCACCGCCAGTGAATTCATCGCCTCTGCCTATCCCCAGATGCCCGTGGGCGAACGCTCCAGCCTCAGGGCCCAGCTGGTGAGCGATCGCTGGTTGGCGGAGCTGGGCTCAACCATCGAGATCGAGTGCTGGTGGCAGATCGGCCCCAAAGCCAGCGGCGACGCCACTGCGGCAGCCACCATCCGCGCAGAACTCAGCGAAGCGCTGATCGGTGCGCTGTACAGAATCAATGGGCTGACCGCCGTGCAGCAATGGCTGACGCCCCACTGGCAGCGCAGCGCTGAGGCGGTTCTCTCCGACCCGCACCGCGGCAACTGCAAATCCGCCCTGCAGGAATGGAGTCAGGGTGAGGGACTGGGCCTGCCCACCTACAGCAGCGAAGAGATGAGCCAACGCCATGGTGACCCGCTCCGTTTTCGCTGCAGAGTGACCCTGCCGCCACAGCTGAAAGCGGAGGGATGGGGCCGCTCACGGCGTGACGCCGAACAGCAGGCCGCCCGCGCCGCCCTGGATCAGCTGACTGGCATCTGA
- a CDS encoding glycogen/starch/alpha-glucan phosphorylase translates to MSTSEPLDLRLPTPGCSVDPERAGLDADSVFDGMTEHLFFTLGKLAPSASPHDLYMALSYAVRDRLMTRFLASKEAIRARPQKTVAYLSAEFLIGPQLANNLLNLGIQKEAEEALKRFGIESLQPILEVEEEPGLGNGGLGRLAACYMESLASLEIPATGYGIRYEFGIFDQLIRDGWQVEVTDKWLKGGWPWELPQPDEACFVGFGGRTESYIDDKGNYRSRWIPSEHAIGVPHDVPVLGYRVNTCDRLRLWRADATESFDFYAFNIGDYYGAVEEKVGSETLSKVLYPNDGTDEGRRLRLKQQHFFVSCSLQDMLRSLDSRGLPVEDFPLHWTVQLNDTHPAIAVAELMRLLIDDRHLEWDRAWDITSRSVAYTNHTLLPEALEKWDLDLFSSLLPRHLELIYEINRRFLQQVRLRYPGNDAIQRKLSIIDEDGGKAVRMAHLATIGAHHVNGVAALHSDLVKQQLMPEFAALWPEKFTNVTNGVTPRRWVALSNPELSALLDEHVGPEWVTDMDRLRCLEERQHDHGFLEQWGDTKLSVKRKLSSYIHRNTGVLVDPSSLFDVQVKRIHEYKRQHLNALQIITQYLRIKNGQADGLAPRTVIFGGKAAPGYYMAKLIIRFINGIAETINADPDMDGRLRVVFLPDYNVKLGEQVYPASDLSEQISTAGKEASGTGNMKFAMNGALTIGTLDGANVEIRDRVGSENFFLFGKTVEEIAALKKSGYRPREVIGAIPELAEAIRLIEMGHFSNGDGELFRPLLDNLTGNDPFFVMADFAAYLRAQDAVSRAWTDRMHWNRMSVLNVARTGFFSSDRSIRDYCREIWNVEAMPVEITCDIN, encoded by the coding sequence ATGAGCACCTCCGAGCCCCTCGACCTGCGATTACCGACTCCGGGATGTTCCGTGGATCCGGAACGAGCTGGGCTCGATGCCGATTCCGTGTTCGATGGAATGACCGAGCACCTGTTCTTCACGCTCGGCAAACTCGCACCGTCAGCCAGCCCCCATGACCTCTACATGGCGCTGAGCTATGCAGTGCGCGATCGATTGATGACGCGTTTTCTGGCCAGCAAGGAAGCGATCCGCGCCAGACCCCAGAAAACCGTGGCCTATCTCTCGGCTGAGTTTCTGATCGGACCGCAGTTAGCTAACAATTTGCTCAACCTGGGCATCCAAAAGGAAGCGGAAGAGGCGCTCAAACGCTTCGGGATCGAATCGCTGCAGCCGATTCTTGAGGTGGAAGAAGAACCCGGTCTGGGCAATGGGGGGCTCGGCCGTCTTGCCGCCTGCTACATGGAATCGCTGGCCAGCCTCGAAATTCCTGCCACCGGCTATGGCATTCGCTACGAGTTCGGCATCTTCGACCAACTGATCCGTGACGGTTGGCAGGTGGAAGTCACCGATAAGTGGCTGAAGGGTGGCTGGCCCTGGGAGCTGCCCCAACCCGATGAAGCCTGCTTCGTGGGCTTCGGCGGCCGCACGGAGAGCTACATCGACGACAAGGGCAATTACCGCTCGCGCTGGATCCCCTCAGAACATGCGATCGGCGTGCCTCACGATGTACCTGTGCTCGGCTACCGCGTGAATACCTGCGATCGCCTGCGTCTATGGCGAGCGGATGCCACCGAGAGCTTCGACTTCTATGCCTTCAACATCGGCGATTACTACGGCGCCGTGGAAGAAAAGGTAGGCAGTGAAACCCTGTCCAAAGTGCTGTACCCCAACGACGGCACCGATGAGGGACGTCGCCTGCGCCTGAAACAGCAGCACTTCTTCGTGTCCTGCTCGCTGCAGGACATGCTGCGCAGTCTCGACAGCCGCGGCCTGCCTGTGGAGGACTTCCCCCTGCACTGGACCGTTCAGCTGAACGACACGCACCCCGCCATTGCCGTGGCCGAGCTGATGCGTCTATTGATCGACGACCGCCACCTGGAGTGGGACAGAGCCTGGGACATCACCAGCCGATCGGTGGCCTACACCAACCACACCCTCCTGCCTGAAGCGCTGGAGAAGTGGGATCTGGACCTGTTCAGCAGCTTGCTGCCACGCCACCTCGAGCTGATCTACGAGATCAACCGTCGCTTCCTGCAGCAGGTGCGGCTGCGCTATCCAGGCAATGACGCCATCCAGCGCAAGCTTTCGATCATTGATGAAGATGGCGGCAAGGCCGTGCGCATGGCCCACCTGGCCACCATCGGAGCGCACCATGTGAATGGAGTTGCAGCACTGCACTCCGACCTGGTCAAACAGCAGCTGATGCCGGAATTCGCAGCTCTATGGCCTGAAAAATTCACCAATGTGACCAACGGCGTCACGCCCCGTCGCTGGGTGGCCCTCTCCAACCCGGAGCTCTCGGCACTGCTCGATGAACACGTGGGACCGGAGTGGGTCACTGACATGGATCGGCTGCGCTGCCTTGAAGAACGTCAGCACGACCATGGATTCCTCGAACAATGGGGCGACACCAAGCTCTCGGTGAAGCGCAAGCTCTCCAGCTATATCCACCGCAACACGGGCGTTCTGGTGGATCCCTCCAGCCTGTTTGATGTGCAGGTGAAGCGCATCCACGAATACAAGCGCCAGCACCTGAATGCGCTGCAGATCATCACTCAGTACCTGCGCATCAAGAACGGCCAGGCCGACGGATTGGCTCCACGCACAGTGATCTTCGGCGGCAAAGCAGCGCCTGGTTACTACATGGCCAAGCTGATCATCCGCTTCATCAACGGCATCGCCGAAACGATCAACGCCGATCCCGATATGGACGGTCGCCTGCGGGTGGTCTTCCTGCCGGACTACAACGTGAAGCTGGGTGAGCAGGTGTATCCAGCCTCTGATCTCTCCGAACAGATCTCCACGGCTGGCAAGGAAGCCTCAGGCACCGGCAACATGAAATTTGCCATGAACGGGGCGCTCACCATCGGCACCCTCGATGGGGCCAATGTGGAGATTCGCGATCGTGTGGGTTCAGAGAACTTCTTCCTGTTCGGCAAGACAGTGGAAGAGATCGCTGCACTCAAAAAGAGCGGCTACCGCCCTCGCGAAGTGATCGGAGCGATTCCGGAGCTGGCGGAAGCCATCCGGCTGATTGAAATGGGTCACTTCAGCAATGGCGACGGCGAACTGTTCAGACCACTGCTGGACAATCTGACCGGCAACGATCCTTTCTTCGTGATGGCCGACTTTGCGGCCTATTTGCGGGCCCAGGATGCTGTCAGCCGCGCCTGGACGGATCGCATGCACTGGAACCGGATGAGTGTGCTGAACGTGGCTCGCACGGGTTTCTTCTCCTCAGATCGCTCAATCCGCGATTACTGCCGGGAAATCTGGAACGTGGAAGCGATGCCTGTCGAGATCACCTGCGACATCAACTGA
- a CDS encoding cation:proton antiporter produces MLAAAMPPLLTPLLAEISPHDLEMAETLIGVARFVLIFVAARVLAEVLVRLQLPTILGELLAGVLIGASGLHLLVPPETQVELSQGLVGLVSGLVNVPPEVVPEIYSESFPSLESVAELGLYALLFLTGLESELEELIAVGAQAFTVAVAGVVLPFAFGTWGLMAIFHVDAIPAIFAGASMTATSIGITASVFGELGYLKTREGQIVIGAAVLDDILGIVILAIVVALAGGGSLEIGPIVKLVAAAAVFVVAAIGLSRTAAPAFDWLIDKLKAPGEVLVASFVILAISCFAATAIGLEAALGAFAAGLILSSSKHNRAIQEAVLPIVTLFATVFFVLVGAGMDLSVINPSDPSSKTALIVAGFLLVVSIIGKIASGWAFVSKQPTRRLVVGLGMMPRGEVGLIFLGLGTSAKLLSPSLEAAILLMVIGTTFLAPVLLRLVIGDDKPDDDDKVDDEVAAAPVGLL; encoded by the coding sequence ATGCTCGCTGCTGCGATGCCGCCTTTACTCACGCCGTTGCTGGCTGAGATTTCGCCTCATGATCTGGAGATGGCGGAAACCCTGATCGGGGTGGCCCGATTTGTGCTGATCTTCGTGGCGGCCCGCGTCCTTGCCGAAGTGTTGGTGCGTTTGCAGTTGCCCACGATCCTTGGAGAGCTGTTGGCCGGTGTGCTGATCGGTGCTTCAGGACTGCATCTGCTGGTGCCGCCGGAAACCCAGGTGGAGCTCAGTCAAGGGTTGGTGGGGTTGGTCAGCGGGCTGGTCAATGTCCCCCCGGAAGTGGTTCCGGAGATTTACAGCGAGAGTTTTCCCTCGCTTGAGTCGGTGGCTGAGCTGGGTCTCTATGCCCTGTTGTTTCTCACCGGCCTGGAAAGTGAGCTGGAGGAGCTGATTGCTGTCGGTGCACAGGCCTTCACTGTTGCCGTCGCTGGTGTGGTGCTGCCCTTCGCTTTTGGCACCTGGGGTCTGATGGCGATTTTTCACGTGGATGCGATTCCGGCGATTTTTGCAGGTGCTTCCATGACGGCCACCAGCATCGGCATTACCGCCAGCGTGTTTGGTGAGCTGGGATACCTCAAAACCCGTGAAGGTCAGATCGTGATCGGCGCTGCCGTTCTCGATGACATCCTCGGCATCGTGATTCTGGCCATCGTGGTGGCCCTGGCTGGCGGGGGCTCCCTGGAGATCGGCCCGATCGTGAAGCTGGTCGCTGCTGCTGCCGTGTTCGTTGTGGCGGCCATTGGCCTTAGTCGTACGGCGGCGCCCGCCTTTGACTGGTTGATCGACAAGCTGAAGGCCCCTGGGGAAGTGCTGGTGGCCTCCTTTGTGATCTTGGCCATCAGTTGTTTCGCGGCGACGGCGATCGGTTTGGAGGCTGCTCTGGGCGCCTTCGCTGCCGGTCTGATTCTCAGCAGCTCCAAGCACAACCGAGCCATTCAGGAGGCGGTTCTGCCGATCGTGACGCTCTTCGCCACGGTGTTTTTCGTGCTGGTCGGCGCGGGGATGGATCTCTCTGTGATCAATCCATCCGATCCCTCCAGCAAGACGGCGCTGATCGTTGCCGGCTTTCTGCTGGTGGTGTCGATCATCGGCAAGATTGCCTCAGGCTGGGCCTTTGTCAGCAAGCAACCCACCCGGCGCCTGGTCGTGGGCCTGGGGATGATGCCCCGCGGTGAAGTCGGCCTGATCTTCTTGGGTCTTGGCACCAGCGCCAAGCTGCTGTCTCCGTCTCTCGAGGCGGCCATTCTGTTGATGGTGATCGGCACAACCTTCCTCGCTCCTGTGCTTCTGCGTCTGGTGATCGGCGACGACAAGCCAGATGATGACGACAAGGTTGATGACGAGGTGGCCGCAGCTCCTGTGGGTCTGCTCTGA
- a CDS encoding alpha/beta fold hydrolase, with protein sequence MVSEAQQPWWQFQGHAVHGLCVGPDPESGHLERPAVLLVHGFGASTDHWRHNIPVLASTHEVHAIDLLGFGRSAKPEGLAYGGALWRDQLVAYVRERIGRPTVIAGNSLGGFAALAAGAELGDEAAGVVLLNAAGPFSDEQSAKPKGWWPSARRSISTALLKNPVLQRLLFENLRRPATIRRTLNQVYIDKTNVDDWLVEAIRRPSLDAGAFGVFRTVFDIPRGQPLDELFACLKSPLLLLWGIRDPWINAAGRRASFQRHAPEATTEVVLEAGHCPHDEVPDQVNAALLEWLSTLAGENKQDLQPSR encoded by the coding sequence GTGGTGAGCGAGGCCCAGCAGCCCTGGTGGCAGTTCCAAGGTCATGCCGTGCATGGTCTCTGTGTTGGGCCTGATCCAGAGTCGGGTCATCTCGAGCGGCCTGCTGTGTTGCTTGTGCATGGTTTTGGGGCTTCCACTGATCACTGGCGCCACAACATCCCTGTGCTGGCAAGCACTCACGAGGTTCATGCCATTGATCTGCTCGGTTTTGGTCGCAGTGCCAAGCCTGAAGGTCTGGCCTATGGCGGTGCGCTCTGGCGTGATCAGTTGGTGGCCTATGTACGCGAACGCATTGGCCGGCCCACGGTAATCGCAGGCAATTCACTGGGTGGATTCGCTGCTCTTGCCGCTGGGGCTGAGTTAGGGGATGAAGCGGCCGGCGTTGTCTTGCTGAACGCGGCTGGCCCTTTCAGCGATGAGCAGTCGGCGAAACCCAAAGGCTGGTGGCCGAGTGCACGGCGCTCGATCAGCACAGCATTGCTGAAGAATCCTGTCCTGCAGCGGTTGTTGTTTGAGAACCTCAGGCGACCCGCCACGATTCGCCGCACCCTCAATCAGGTGTACATCGATAAGACCAACGTTGATGACTGGTTGGTCGAGGCCATTCGCCGCCCCTCTCTCGATGCCGGTGCTTTCGGAGTGTTCCGTACGGTGTTCGATATCCCCCGCGGACAGCCTTTGGATGAGTTGTTCGCTTGTCTGAAGTCGCCTTTGCTGTTGCTCTGGGGCATCCGCGATCCCTGGATCAATGCTGCAGGTCGTCGGGCCAGCTTCCAGCGCCATGCGCCTGAGGCCACCACTGAGGTTGTGCTTGAAGCCGGTCACTGTCCGCATGATGAGGTCCCTGATCAGGTCAATGCGGCATTGCTGGAGTGGTTGTCGACTCTTGCTGGTGAAAACAAGCAGGATCTGCAGCCTTCCCGGTAG